A segment of the Trifolium pratense cultivar HEN17-A07 linkage group LG7, ARS_RC_1.1, whole genome shotgun sequence genome:
GTAACAGGAGTGGTAAGTACCAATGTGACAGAACCGATACTTCCTCAGCTGTTCGATTGTGGAATGGAAGAACTTGTTGATGATACTACCACTGTTCTTGGAGAAAAGACAAAGTCTTCCTAAATGGGGACTGGGTTGGAGTTTGTTCAGATTCCACATCATTTGTAACAGAGCTACGAAACAGAAGACGGAAAAATGAATTGCCGCATCAggttcaattttatttattctctctAAGCTGACTGTCTATTCtacatttgttttattttatactatagTTTATAGCACTTTTCTTTTGAACCATGGAGAGAACCCATGTAGTAGAAAAATGGTGTTGTTGTATGCTATTAAGCATCTGGAAACTTGGGCTTTATTGGATAATAATTTTGCAGCTCAGTTTATGTCTTCACATAAGATTAAATGGTTAGCGTAATTATATTAGTTTCTTGAACTTTGCTTCCTCTGTGAGTGAGACCATGTTTCTATATGCACTATCTCTGCAAAGTGCTCTGTCATTTGTGTCCCTATCCGCTATCAAAATTGGTTTATATATATACTGTATTGTTCTTTGCTGTCTTTCAATTTACACCTGTGTGTTCTCTGCTGTCTTTCAATTTACACATTTGTCGATAGCTAGCCACTATTTTTGTGTTATGTTTCCAATTTTGGTGACTTTATAAGCAGTCTATTATTGTGTTCTCGTATACTTTTTAGTAACTAGTAATTGCAATAAAATTGTGATTTAGTTGTTTCTTTTGAGCCTAAtgttaataatttctatttagGTGGAAATCGAAAGAGACCAAAATCAACGAGAAGTGCGTATATTATCTGATGCAGGAAGGATTCTCCGTCCACTGTTGTAGTTGGTCATCTGCTCAAGATTAAACGATCTAAATCGGACCATAAATCTTTCAAGTCCTTACTGGATAATGGCATGATTGAGCTGATTTGGTCCTGAAGAAGAAGAGGATTTCAAGACTGCTTGAAGTGTTCAGTTTTTATTTGGCAAAGAGGGAAAGTCTTCTGTGAAATACACGCATTGTGAGCTGGATATGTCATACTTGTTGGGCCTAAGCTGTTCACTTGTTCCATTTGCAAACCATGACCATGCAAGGAGAGTGTTGTATCAATCCCAAAAGCGTTCTTCACGGGCTATTGGCTATTCTACGACAAAGCCCAATATAAGAGTTGATGCTTTGTCTCACCAATTATTTTATCCTCAAAGACCACTTTTTCAGACAATGGCATCTGATTGTCTTGGAAAACCTGGATATCTAGGTACAAGTAAAGTTCTTCCGAAGTCTGAATTTTATAATTGGCAGAATGCAATTGTGGCTGTCAATGTACATCTCGGATAATAATCAAGAAGATTCCTTGGTGATGAACCGTGCTTCTTTGCAGCGTGGTATGTTCAGATCTGAGCACATAAGGAGTTACAAAGCTGTAATTGAAAATAAGGAATCTTCTGATAAGAGAAAGAAACCTGAAGACATCATAAACTTAGGAAAGATACAGAGTAAAATTGGTCGAGTTGATAGCCTTGATGAGGATGGCTTTCCATTTTTGGCGCGAATTTGCAGAGTGGTGATATTATTGTTGGGCGGTGTGCTGATTCAGGGACAGACCACATTATAAAATTAGAACACACCAAAAGGGGTTATGTTCAAAATGTTGTGCTGTCTTCTAATGACGAGGGAAAGAAATCGTTAAGACAGGTAACTGGtggaacaaaaaattattttaatgatgATGCACGTCGCCTTGTGGATAAATTTTTATGGGTTACTTCATTGGACAAACATACTGAACATGGATTTTAATTTACGTTTCACAACTGAAATGAACATTGGACAAACATACCGAACATGGATTTGTATTTGATCACTAAGAAAAGCTATTAAATTTTGCAGGTTCGAAGTCCAGTTCTTTGAGATAAGTTCTCTAGTATGCATGGACAGAAGGGGGTTTTAGGATTTCTTGAGTCTCAGGAAAATTTTCATTTCACAAAACAAGGTATTGTTCCTGATATCGTCATAAATCCACATGCATTTCCCTCGCGACAAACTCCTGGGCAACTCCTAGAAGCTGCTTTAGGAAAAGGTATTGCTTGTGTTGGTTCACTGAGAAATGCTACTCCTTTCTCCACTTCCTCTGTTGAAGCAATTACTAACCAGCTTCACTGGTAATGTTTCGTGACTTGTTTTGATTTAATTACAATTTAGGTTACTTGTATTTTACGTTGTTATAGATTAGGAAtttgtatttcaattttttgatcttGCTTACTTTATGACTATTATGTTTCTTATTTAACAATAATGCGTTCCCAGTTGTAGATCCTTCTTTTGGCATTTGCTACAGGCTCACTTTAAATTTAGGAATTTCTTTCCAGAGTTTCACTTTTatgtttctcttttttgttGCTGTACTGAACCCCATTTATGTTCCACACATGACAGAGCTGGCTTTTCAAGATGGGGGAATGAACGAGTATACAATGGGAGGACTGGTGAGGTGGTCCGCTCACTCATATTTATGTGGCCAACATTCTACCAGCGATTGCACCACATGTCTGAGGACAAGGTCAAATTCAGGAACACTGGTCCAGTTCACCAACTGACTCGACAGCCTGTTGCTGACAGTAAGCGATTTGGAGGTATCAAGTTTGGTGAGATGGAGCGTGATTGCCTGATAGCTCGTGGTGCGTCGGCCAACCTTTATGAACGGCTCTTCACCCTGAGTGATTCATCGCAGATAACACATGCAGTAAATGCAAAAATGTAGCAAATGTGATCTTGCGACCAGTATCTGGTGGCCGGAAAATACAAGGTCCCTATTGCCGTTTCTGTGAGTCAGCTGATGATATTGTGGTGGCCAGTGTTCCATATGGAGCTAAGTTGTTGTCTCGGGAGTGTTGTGGCAAGTGTAAGATGATGATCCAACTCATGAAGAAGAGATGCAGtcggatgttctgagtagtatTGTCTTCTCTTTGTGTTAGTTTGGAATACCCACTAGTTTGTGAGGTTGTTAGTTTCACCATAGGTGGTGATTATTGTACTCATTATTCGATAATAGTGGAGTTATTTGTTTGGTCTGCACGACCCGTGGTTTTTTACTCTCACATTGAGGGTTTTCCACGTTAAAATGTGGTGTCCTTATTTACGGTTTTACTcctttattgttattattgttggtGTTGGCTGCGCTGGTTAATTTCACAAAAGAGACTAATTAAACGCATCCGTATATTCCGCTGTCCACTCCGGTTCCCATAAAGGGCCTTTTCAGCATGGGCGTCCACCTCAAGTTTGAAACTTAGCTTTGCTGGTCTTTTTATTATGTTGCCTCTCTTATGAAGTATGCTATATTATTCACTCTGCTGTATGCATTTCAATTTCTACTCAAAATTCAAGGGAAGGAACTTTCGTAGAATGTAACCCTCAAGAAATTAGTGAGGAAATTTCATGGACAAACAATAGGAAATGATACATAAAAGCAGAAAATTAAAACAAGTAGCTTTTTCTTTTAAGAGAAATTAAAAAACTTTCgtaataaatacaaaaatataccGGTGGAGAGTATTCCTGGAACATGGGAGAGGTGAGGCATATCGGTGGAGACCGGGGagtacttattattattatttttattttgttaacaCTCCGGTTGCTGGAAAATAGGGCCATTTACTTGGAGTTTGACTCGGAGATAAATAACAAGAATTATTGGGATGGATGCTTCCGAatcgattttattttaattgaagattattATCACTTGTGCTCAATAGTTTAGTTATTTTGGTAACATAGTGCAAACAAACTACATTATGGTTATGTCCCATGGCAAAGACAATTTATGATGATGAAATATAAATATTCTGCAAAATACTTTTTTTGTGAAGTAATCTATTAAGCCTAATGATTAGACTTGCATTTTTATTGTGGAAAAATGAGAAATATTATTTCGAACTCGGACATCATACATATACCTTTTAGTTATCAAATGAATTGTACTTATGGACATGCAACAAAAAATTCATGCTCTTCTTTTGTGTGTTTATTTACTAGTATAAGTTACCGTGCATTTGCACGGGTTGatgttcaataaaaaatatgaattattaaattttaatattttgtttttttttaattatttataaaattaattatatatttaatgtaataatttatttaaatatgaaatatatgatatatgctATAAATTAATACGAAATATATGCTAGAATGGAAAGTAATACTCAACTTCCCGTGTtgcgtattttttttttaacacaattctaaaaaaataatattatcaaagtaacttatataaataatcgatcaacattttatgtaatatgaatgatcaaagtgttatgcttcaccatacaaatgtcggtcacgaagcgtaaacaacatCGAACAATCAAATACATAAAGAaatgatgtttatttatttaattttaattattattattattacaaggTTCATACGATTAATAAATATATGGTTTCATAAAAATAGATTAAGAGTTGCGTACCTCAGTTGGTAACCTCGTGCTGGTATAAGCaagagtaataatatataagtatagaggagataagaagagagagagaatagagattgtattattctcatcaatgtgtatgtttacatgacaatacaagttatatttataggacaatataatgggccaGTGAAATGAGTCAATACTTAAAggacatccaccaaattattcataacaatatacttatatattattaatcttgtttatatttcatattaatatatatgctAGAATGGAAGGTAATACTTCACATccagcttttttttttaacacgatcctaaaaaaataatattatcaaagtaacttatataaatataaataatgccCCCGGTTAAAttgaaacaattattttgatcatCATTCATTCCATTCATTCCCCATTTCGCcaaaatctctctctctctctcaacccTCCTTCCTTCTCGAGCCAGCATGAAAAACCCTCGCTATCGGCATTCTCAGCCGCCGCAACAACCACCACAAGGTTCCGATGTCTTGGCTGCTTCGCCTCCACCGTCTCTTCTTCCTAAAGGTAAAAACGATGAAATCTgaattctatattttttgtctCTCTCTTGATAAttgcaaaataataattaaacctAATTAATCTGATTTTAGGAATAAAGAGTTTGAAAGAAACGGTGATGGGCGTTGCTTTGTCTCTCTGGTGTATTCTGGATGGTTGGGCTAACCTTATCCTTCTCTATTTCGACTTCCAAATCTGGTGCAAGGAATATGGCAAAACATACCCTTCGCTAAAAGAGAAACTCTACAGATTCAGTGTCTTCAAGGAAACATTTGAACGGAATGCCTCAATGCCCAACGGTTTCGGTGATCGAACAGCAGATGAATTGGAGCACCTTTTACCTCTTGGCAGTTATGACGATGATGGCAGCGAAGATGAATTCTTTAAAAGCTTGCACAAGAGAGTTGGCAATACATATAGAGTATATGAAGAGAATAATAAGGTTTTCGTTGATTGCTCCGGCCCCAACACCTTCCGTGGTTCTgacattgaagaagaaaaattatttgaaagGTTGCGCAGGAATCCTGGCTCTACATACCGGGTGTTTAAAGAGGATGAAGACACCTTTTGTGTTCACTGCTTTTGAATCTAGGGACTTTGTTTTATCCATTATGTTACTTTTTACTGCTACTTGTTTTGAGGAACAACTTAAGGggtatttcaattttaatctctcTTTTCTTCAACTATTTATAAATCTATATACTACTATTTTTACATGTCGTTGTGAGACTGTGTTGAGAGATTTCTTATGGTGTTCATTGGCTGctttatagtttatatataCCTTTTAGTTTGTTAGTTAGAACCCTGTGTGTGTGGAATTGGTAATGAATGAGGGGAAGTGCTTGAAGAAGTTAATCTCTCTAAACATTAACATTGAGTGAGGATTTTGAAAGATTAaactttttgttaattttgagTGTTATTTTTTAGTAAGATCTTCTAAAAAACAACTAGAGACGTCAATGaacagaaagaaaaaaccaGTTGAATTTGACCAATTGATTTTTAATGAGAAATCCTGCCCCTTTAATTATTAGCATGCTTTATGTATTGAAGTTAGTGAGACCAAAGTAGTTCGTAGTTCATAAGTTCTGACCAATTGTTGTGAATAACCGATCTGAGTCTTCTCTTGTCATTGCTGTGATTCTCCATACCCAAAATTGAAACTAGCTTCTTTCTCTTAATAGCCCGAAGGCAAAAATATAAGTTTCTAATGTTGGTGGTATGTATACTGAGTTCTCTTTATGAAGAGGATAGCTTAGTCAATCATCAAAACAGAAGTCTTTCTGTTTTGGTTTTCACATCCTTTGGTAGTATGACAGTGAAGTTCATATCATGACAGTCACAAACATATCCATATCAGTGTGTTATTGCACACTATTAATGGAGTGTGTTATTGCTGACATAACGAGCTAGTTAGCATTCTTAAGTGTGGAAGACGGCGCAAGTTAGCATTCATTTTTATCTAATAGGCTTATCCCTTCATTGTGTCGTTGCCTTTACCCCTCGACTTCGTTGTTGTTTGAGTCACAATACTTTTTCTCTTACTCTGCACCAATCGACAAGAGAGGCAGGCCCattcaaaacaacaacaaatcaGATTTTCTTCGCCATCAAGAAGAGGGATTGCTAGAAGAGGAGAACGATAAAGGAGCATACTCAGAAGTAGAGACTAATGAATCAAATTCTACTACcaaagatgaagaagatacaGACACTTCGGTATGACCCTTTGCTTTGTTCCTCGTTCGTTTGTTTCATTGAAATTGGTCCTTACAATTAATATGTACAGTGCTTGAATTTAGTCCTTATGTCACTACTAATGGTGGAAGACTGAAATTTAAAAAGTGGAATATTTTCAGTTGCAGGACCAAAGACATATATTTaaaccttattttattattaattcactattgttgttgttgagtagGATCAGGAAGAGGTAGCAGTGATTGAGAAAGATACTTATAGGCTGGCTGTTGTCAACATGGACTGGAACCATGTGAAGGTGTGCATGTCAAGTCTAATGTGATGTTGatgtaacaaatttttaatttaaatgctAATAGTTGTAACATTTGGTTTTGCGAAAATGTTGTgaatatgaatttatttatttttggttgtaGGCTGTTGACATGTATGTGGtattcaattcatttgtcccacCTAATGGAATGATCAAATCGGTAGCTGTTTATCCAATTCAGTTTGGCCTTCAACGTATGAAAGAGGAGGATATTTGTGGGCCTGCTCTATCCGACATTGAAGATGAAAAAAGTGATGAAGGTAACAATGATAGCAGTGAGACTGATGATCAGCTTGATGAAAAAGCTAGAAAACAAGACATGTATCGTTGTTTGGTCTATTCAGGCAATGGTTCAGATGAAGATGCTGAACATGATGTTGGCCAAGAGATGGAGGTGACCTTCCATTCAGGATTGGAAtgtgtaaataaaaaattaatggaaaagaagaataaaagaTCATTTGGAAGCATCTCTGAGGAAAAGGCGTGAGAAAAAGAAggccaacaaaaataaattgaagtgtTCGtcagatgatgatgatagtgATCAACAAGCAATTGAGGAAGCAGACGAGTTCTTCATTGAGGAACCTTGTGTTAAGAAGAGGAAGAAGGCACAATGTAGTAAAAATAACAAGGATCATAATAAGCTCCAATATATGGATATGGTTGTAGTTGACAAACCAAGCAAAGAAGAGCTTGAACTATTGCTTGCTGATGACAAGGGGACAGAAACCAGTCTCAAGGGATACaatctaaaatttaaataagggaAGGACAAAATGGGGAAGGAGAATGTTATTGATGAGGGTAAAGTACCAAACAGTACATATAGTGATGATCCACGTTTTGCACGTCGTTTCGATCCTGACTATGCTATTGATCCCAcctagaggtgggaacaggccaggccggcctacatggccttaaggcctagcctacataggctcaggccaggccagcctatttctttaaatagagcaggccaatgcttttttataagcctatttagctaaaaaggccaggccgcaggccattaaaaaagcctttgaggcctactaggccggcctatttaagttaacatgaataatatttttattacgattattatttatatattaaaatttatactttgattaaattataaatctattaactttttagtaatttaagtttattaatctacattagtttttaacatatataaatgtattattataaactagaattgaaatatgatgacatatatagtcaaattctctaaaatatcaaatgaaacattattttattagttcataagtatatttcaaaataaatataattatttatttaaatatgttcatatgaaataggcttttaaacaggctaacaggccacatcagactttcaaaaggccaggctcaggcctagaatttaagcctatgataggccacaggccaggctcagaccttcgattttttgacaggccaggctcaggcttggcaaagcctagctcggcctagcctattcccacctctaaaTTCCCACCGATCCGCAATTTAAAAGGTATTTTCTGTGTTCAATAAATAGTGTATTGTTGCTTCTGTTAAAGTTATTACAAGCAGCTGATAACAcaactttaattaattattaattaaataaatactacTAATTTGTCAGTTAccatgtttttactttttattgcTTACACCTATATTCGGTTCGGCTTTTCTATATGGATCAATTCACTTAATATCCATCCACCATTGATGAAAACATCGATGGTTTATCTTGTATGCACACACATGTATAACAAATCATGTGTGTTTAGTATTCACTTTAGAGGACTCAAATCCATTCAATACCGGTTGTTCTGGTACTATTTGTTTAACAGGTGACATTGAAATGCAATGTATTTTCTGCAGTTCAAGATGCTTGTATATGAAGGTTTTCATTTCATAATGAAAACTCACTTTTAATTGTGGATGTTATCAGGAGTGCTGCAAATGCCTGGCATCAGCTAGCACACAAGCACAAGAAGGGTCAAATGGAATTTTCAGTTCCCAGAGAAATGAAAATGTCTTTTGAAGATTCTGGCAATGGCAACATGATGCAGAAGgataataaagataaagatgAGTTATCATTTCTTGTTAAATCGGTCAAGATGAAATCAAAGCAAATCCTTGATGGTAAAGACAAGGAAAGATGGAAAATCACAATTTGAAGGCGTGGAGAAAAAGAGGCAGCACTAGTTCTCTCAACCTTGTGCTCCAAACCCCAATCAAGAATGTTTTCAATCCaaataatgtttttcttttgttgcagAAGATGTGGTATATGatttaatagtttttttgttttttttttaagaattaaaTTATAGTTAATCTATTaccttttttataaatttattatttcatctttttattattgcaggagacaattttttttgacagtagtaaattaattaattattctcCGGTCAATTAAAATAGTAGAAAATTGATTATTCAACAAaacttatttaataaaaacaactCTAATTACCTATAAGAGTAACTCAATTGGTAAGTTCTAAGATATTATCGAAAGGGTTGGGTTTCGAACCCTATATTCTCCATGTCACCGTCACCACACTTATAGTGTGTGTAGGTCTAACCACCAGACAATCGAACACACAAAAAACAATCTAATCTAATGTATCTATCTAACTAATTGAATTAATTCACACTAAAATTCTTGAGATATTATTTTGAATAATATTCATATCATAACATGTATTAAATCAATTTCTTTACTTTCTgaataaaatgttaatttaaatattagattAATTCTTAAAGAAATGCTAATTTAAACAAGGGTTTGCTACAATAGACCCACTAATTTTTATGGTCTATTTTAGCAAATAATACCTTTTCACTTGAACAAAaaattcttcttttatttttttatttttgataaataaaaactaaGGGGCATATAtgtaatttatgattttttttcttttctaactCTTCAATTCTCTCTTTCTACATTGTGTTTCCCTGTTATTCTTGTAAAAAAGTGAAGTGAACGGTAAAAAATCACTCTATCCAGTATGAGAAAGATTGTGCAGAGAACAATTTTTACTTTAAGATTAATAAGTATAACATATAACACggtgtttatttattataacaATCCCGACCAATTTGAACGGTTGTTTGTGGATTGGATTGAATAGATTTTGCAGAAAAATGGCTTGGAAAAAGTGGTTCCATGAaacaaggaattgcaacaacgTTTGCTACACAATAATACGATGATCAAAAGTCTACAAAATAGAATTGTCATTAGCAACCGCCAACAATACACGAAAGAGAGAAACaccaaagagaaagagagaacaGAAGAGTCAGGAGGGAAAAATAGGAGGGAAACAAATCGTAAAATACATTTGTGTCCCTTAGTTTTTatcttttcaaaaataaaaaaaatggattttttgtCCAAATGAAAAAGTGCTACTTGTTAAAATAGACCTTCATAactgtacccaaaaaaaatagacCTTCATAAAAATGAGTGGGTCTATTGTAGCAAATCCCTTTAATTTTGTGGTCTTATTttcgttaattttattttgaagttttgacatttcaaaaaattatatttaattcattccATACATctgaaaaaaattctaaattttagtaaataaattttttatgatattttaagcATGTCTACAAAAActcattcaaaatatttaagaGTTTAagattaattaaactaattttatttttcagcatTAATCCTTTGAtattcaagaaaaaaataaccttgataattcaaatttaagctgCTACCCATAACTAATTTGATTTTGGTACAGACTAAAATTTTGTGGAGAAATTTTTTGTAGGGATTAACAATATACTTACCGCTAAAAATGTTGATAAAAAAGCCtcacataaaaaaaagaaaaaagaaaatgaaaagagcGGAACGGAAATGGGACACAGGCTAGTTATAGTGATTTTGATTGGTGTTCCCGTTTATTTCCTCCAACAATGATTCTTTATTCCGTGTGAAATTAGTTATTAGGAGTAttatttaaatgttttttataataactaatcaatttaattttttaaataattaaaaaccgTGAATCAAACATACCATAGGGGCGAAATAAATTACACGCGTTAGCGTGACATGCTCAATCATGATTCAATTTGGTTAGTCAGCTATCATTTAACGTCAAAGACCAAAGCTAATTACAACTACAACTGATTTGTAGGaattaaactcaaatttctAGATACATATACTTTTAAAGCATAACCGATAAAGATTAATTTGTATGCATTgttaatgtaaattttttttacacatgtatTCAATGATTTGTTGTCACATCATTggatgaatgtgacacatcatatgTTCTTAAACACTATACATTatgtgttggtatattattaaacgcatgtgtaaaataactttacacctaACCATATATATAAGTTAAATTCTAACGGATATATGGTATTAAAAACTAGTAAGAATGTGCATGGGATTGTAGCACATTTAGGAAGAAAATAATACTCCATTTTCATGATGGTCGTCCCGGACAAAACAATTTGGAGGTTGTGTCCTAGTTTTAAAAAAGGATTtagaagtttaaaaaaaaattagaaagaggtctcattttagttttagttttaagATATTTTTGACCGGTCAATTTAGTTccttctaaaaataaaattaaaactagaATTCGTTCggaataacttatttttgagtttaggcaaaataatttatgcaaataaataaatttttatgtgttattataagtttgtgaaaaaataacttataaaactACAGTTTTTTGTTAGCgtaaacttataaattaac
Coding sequences within it:
- the LOC123897543 gene encoding uncharacterized protein LOC123897543, whose product is MKNPRYRHSQPPQQPPQGSDVLAASPPPSLLPKGIKSLKETVMGVALSLWCILDGWANLILLYFDFQIWCKEYGKTYPSLKEKLYRFSVFKETFERNASMPNGFGDRTADELEHLLPLGSYDDDGSEDEFFKSLHKRVGNTYRVYEENNKVFVDCSGPNTFRGSDIEEEKLFERLRRNPGSTYRVFKEDEDTFCVHCF